The following are encoded together in the Bradymonas sediminis genome:
- a CDS encoding DUF1835 domain-containing protein, whose translation MSEVDEATSDRVVDLAPSVAAGVLESLGAQSVISFPDLLTHGPVSSDSKRHRKERLKYLRDLYGSLYPGDSESNKGHVDALMRPLEQGYLTTEQLGSAAGRAAKGGRFVIWTTPTFEDRLFLWFACSALLEEGIAHDRISIAEAQILLPSDNPDEARYANLSQLEEEDFEAVFDELFYPEPIYIDTAANLWETFATVSPRQMAKSVGHTRKFFPQFFVFIQDYAFLFPQATDLGGRRRLPEGVQPLHLSEFDADLFAKLSDTEFRSAEDVIDDDILDKYEYLGELVVLARLHVWSKAKKGEEPYIIVEKNDGADGADPLTQFKYKLSARGNALLKDGFEAGRKLPIFTVGNARTYASKTPWVSLRDGLRRDFERFSPAE comes from the coding sequence ATGAGCGAAGTAGATGAAGCAACCTCGGATCGAGTCGTGGATCTGGCCCCCAGCGTTGCGGCCGGTGTTCTGGAGTCACTCGGCGCGCAGTCGGTGATTTCATTCCCTGATCTGCTCACGCATGGGCCGGTGTCCTCGGACTCCAAGCGCCATCGAAAGGAGCGTTTGAAGTATTTGCGCGACCTCTATGGCTCGCTCTATCCCGGAGATTCGGAGTCAAATAAGGGCCACGTCGACGCGCTAATGCGCCCGTTGGAGCAGGGGTATCTGACCACCGAACAGCTGGGGTCGGCGGCGGGGCGCGCGGCCAAGGGCGGCCGTTTCGTGATTTGGACGACGCCGACCTTTGAGGACCGGCTCTTCTTGTGGTTTGCCTGCAGCGCTCTGCTCGAAGAAGGTATTGCCCACGATCGAATCAGCATCGCAGAGGCTCAGATCTTGTTGCCCTCGGATAATCCCGATGAGGCGCGTTACGCAAATCTTAGCCAGCTTGAGGAGGAGGATTTCGAGGCGGTATTCGACGAACTCTTCTATCCGGAGCCGATTTATATCGACACCGCCGCCAACCTCTGGGAGACCTTTGCCACGGTGTCGCCGCGCCAGATGGCGAAGTCTGTGGGACATACGCGCAAGTTCTTTCCTCAATTCTTTGTCTTTATTCAGGACTACGCCTTTCTCTTCCCGCAGGCGACCGACCTGGGCGGGCGCCGCCGCCTTCCCGAGGGCGTCCAACCTTTGCATTTGTCGGAGTTCGACGCGGACCTCTTCGCGAAGCTAAGCGACACCGAGTTTCGCTCCGCGGAAGACGTGATCGACGACGATATCCTGGATAAATACGAGTATCTTGGAGAGTTGGTTGTCTTGGCGCGCCTGCATGTTTGGAGCAAGGCGAAGAAGGGCGAGGAGCCCTATATCATCGTCGAGAAAAATGATGGTGCTGATGGGGCCGACCCGCTGACGCAGTTTAAATATAAGCTCAGCGCGCGCGGCAATGCCTTGCTCAAAGACGGTTTTGAGGCGGGGCGAAAGCTGCCCATCTTCACCGTCGGTAATGCCCGCACCTACGCCAGCAAAACTCCCTGGGTGAGCCTGCGCGACGGACTCCGGCGGGATTTCGAACGGTTTAGCCCTGCAGAGTAG